A single genomic interval of Cucumis sativus cultivar 9930 chromosome 5, Cucumber_9930_V3, whole genome shotgun sequence harbors:
- the LOC101212531 gene encoding PLASMODESMATA CALLOSE-BINDING PROTEIN 3 gives MAVFVFFVFFLALTGRSYANYCLCRDGVGQSALQKALDYACGAGADCSSILSSGACFQPNTVKDHCNYAVNSYFQRKGQVQGSCDFNGAATPSVTLTASAPSGCVYPSSPSNAGTSPTNGGGTTPTMTPGTPSTTNPGMTPTVFGNGISPSGSGSGFNDGSGGVGFNENRNLLLAVGLSLWLSVLFLWG, from the exons ATGGCTGTTTTTGTgttctttgtgttttttcttgCGCTGACTGGTCGATCTT ATGCGAACTATTGTTTGTGTAGAGATGGGGTTGGCCAATCAGCCCTTCAAAAGGCACTGGACTACGCCTGTGGAGCTGGAGCTGACTGTTCTTCAATCCTCTCCAGTGGCGCTTGTTTTCAGCCCAACACTGTTAAAGATCACTGCAATTACGCTGTCAACAGTTATTTCCAGCGAAAAGGGCAAGTCCAAGGAAGCTGTGACTTCAACGGTGCCGCCACGCCCAGCGTTACCCTCACTGCCT ctGCGCCTTCTGGTTGCGTCTATCCTTCTAGCCCCAG CAATGCGGGAACATCGCCGACGAACGGTGGTGGAACTACGCCGACGATGACACCAGGGACGCCGTCGACGACGAATCCAGGAATGACACCGACGGTGTTCGGTAACGGAATCAGCCCGAGTGGGAGCGGGAGCGGATTCAACGACGGTAGCGGCGGCGTGGGTTTCAATGAAAATAGGAACTTGCTTTTGGCAGTGGGGCTAAGTCTGTGGCTTTCCGTATTGTTTCTCTGGGGATGA